The genomic region GGCCGAGGTCTACCAGATCAAGGGCGCGCCGCACGGACCCTCCGACGTCTCACCGATCAACCTCTCGGCCTCGCTGCACCTGGGCCTAGCCACGAGCAACTTCGCCATCCAGGAATACATGGGCTACGACCCCCTGGTGTCCGAGGTCTTCCGGTCGAGCTTCCGCTTCGAGGACGGCTACCTCCACCCCGGCGACGAGCCCGGCCTCGGCGTGCACGTGGACGAGGACGCCGCCGCCCGGTTCCCCTACAAGCAGGCCTACCTGCCCATCGCCCGTGAGCTCGACGGCTCCATGAAGGACTGGTGACCATGACCTCCCCCTCCGCTCCCCCGCTGTCCGCGGCCATCCCCGGGATCCTGCGGCGGGCCGCAGCGCCGGCCGCAGGGATAGTGCACCTCGGACTGGGCAACTTCCACCGCGCACACCAGGCCGTCTACACCGACGCCGCCGTCACCGCCCACGGCGGCGACTGGGGCATCATCGGCGTCTCCAGCCGCTCCTCCGCCATCCCGGACGCCCTGCACGCCCAGGACATGCTCTACACCGTCGTGCAAATATCGCCCGAAGGCTCAAAGTTCTCCGTTCCCCGGGTCCACACGGACGCGTTCACGGCCGCCGGCAACCCGGGCCGGGTGATCAAGGCGATCGGCGACGCAGCCACCCGCATTGTGTCCCTGACGGTCACGGAGAACGGCTACAACTACACCCCCGCCACCGGCTCGCTGAACCTGCAGGACCCGGGCATCCGGCACGACCTCGCCCACCCCGGCTCGCCCCAGACCCCGATCGGTCAGATCGTCCGCGGCCTGCAGCACCGGGCCCGGACCCACGCAGAACCCGTCACCGTCCTCAGCTGCGACAACCTCGCCGACAACGGCCACCACACACAGCGGCTGGTCCGCGAATTCGCCTCCCTGCTCCCGCCCGCCGAAGCCGCCGCAGCCCTGGCCTTCATCGACACCCGCACCAGCTTCCCCTCCTCCATGGTGGACCGGATCGTGCCGGCCACCACGGACCACTACCGCAGCCTGGTCGCATCCCAGCGCGGCTACAGTGACCGGATCCCCGTCCCGGCCGAACCATTCACCATGTGGATCGTCGAGGACAACTTCATCGCCGGACGCCCCACCTGGGAAGACGGCGGTGCAGTGTTCTCCGACGAGGTGGCCGGCTACGAGCAACTGAAGGTCCGCCTGCTCAACGGCACGCACTCCCTCATCGCCTACCTCGGAGCCCTCACCGGCGCCGTCACCATCCCCGAATCCGTGTCGCACCCGACCATCGAACTGGCCGCCCGCTCCGTGCTGCGCAACGAGTACCTGCCCAGCGTCTCGGTGCCAGGCGGCGTGGACGTCGACGCCTACGAGGAACAGCTCTTCTCCCGCTGGCGCAACACGGCCCTGGGCCACCGCACCAGCCAGGTGGGCTCCGACGGGTCCGTCAAACTCCGCCAGCGAATCCCGCTCCCGGCACTGCAGATGCTCGACGACGGCCGGATGCCGCAACTGCTGGCCCTCACCACCGCCGCGTATCTCGCCTGCATCGCCCCACTGCCCGGGTTCGATCCGGGACCCCAGGCCCACGCCATGGAGGACCCGGCCCGCGGGCTGCTGGCCGGACTGTCCGCAGGCTCCCCGTCTGGCCAGGACCTCGCCCGGAAGGTCCTCGGCGACCACCATCTCCTCGGCGAAGAGCTGGCCGAACGCGACGGGTTCATCGGGCGCACCGGCGAGTTCATCGACATCATCCACTCAGCGGGCCCGTTGGCCGCCATCGCAGAAGCCAGCACCGCCTCCGCCCTAACTCCCGCCACCGTTCGGAGCACGCCATGACCACGCAAGCCATCCCCGAAACACATACGGCCGGGCTTCCCTCCGGCACCCAGGCCGCGGTGCTGCACGGCGCCCGCGACCTGCGCATCGAGCACAGGCCACTGCCCGCCCTCGGCCCGCACGATCTGCTGGTCGAAATGCGGTCCGGCGGGGTCTGCGGCTCGGACATGCACTACTTCGCCGACGGTCGCAACGGCACCAATGTGCTGCGCCAGCCCACCGTCCTGGGCCACGAGGGCGCCGGCGTGGTCATCGCTGCCGGACCGCGGGCCAGCGTCGCCGCGGGCACCGCCGTCGTAATTGAACCGGCCCTGCCCTGCCGGGAATGCCCCACGTGCCGCTCCGGGCGCTACAACCTGTGCCCTGCCGGAACCTGTTTCGGCTCCCCGCCCACGGATGGGCTGTTCGCCCGCCACGTCGTAGTGCCCGAAGCCGCCGTCCACCGGCTGCCGGACGCCATCCCCGCGGAAATCGGGGCAGCGATCGAACCGCTCGCCGTCGCCGTCTGGGCCGTGGAACGGGCGCAGGTCCAGAAAGGCCACCGCGTGCTGATCACCGGCGCCGGGCCCATCGGCCTGCTGGTTGCCCAGGTCGCGGCAGCCCAGGGCGCCGCCGAGATCGTGGTGACGGACGTGAACGACGACCGCCTCGCCGTCGCCGCGAAGTTCGGCGCCACCCGAACCATCAACACCGCAACCATGCCGCTGGACCTGAACAACATGGACCGGCTCATCGAATGCTCCGGCAACACCCGGGCCCTGGCCGACGGGATCCAGACCCTTGCCCCGGCAGCCCGCGCGACAGTTGTCGGCCAGGCCAAGCCCACGGTGGACGGCATCCCCCTCGGGTACCTCCAGCGCTACGAAATCGACCTCGTCACAGCGTTCCGATACGCAAACGCGTTCCCGACGGCGATCGACCTCGCCTCCTCCGATGTGGTGGACCTGCAGTCCATCATCACCAGCACGTTCCCGCTCGAAGACGCCGCGGCCGCCCTCACGGCACCGGTGACTGACCCCACCAACCTCAAAGTACTCATCACCTACTGACTGCCGCACCAGACCCGCTGGTTGAGCTCGTCGAAACCACAGGACATCCATTCAAAGGAGTTTGGAAATGACCACAGCAGCGCACCTCCCCCCGGGGGAAGTCGATCAGAGCAAAGTCCGGAAGGCCGCCGTCGCCGGCCTCATCGGCACCACCCTCGAACTGTATGACTTCGTCATCTACGGCACCGCCTCCGCGCTTGTCTTCAGCAAACTGTTCTTCCCCAACGTCTCCCCCGCAGCTGCGCTGATCGCCAGCTTCACCACCTTCGCCGTCGGCTTCCTGTTCCGTCCGCTGGGCGGGATCTTCTTCTCCCACTTCGGCGACCGCCTCGGCCGAAAGTGGATCCTCGTGGTCACGCTGCTCCTGATGGGCGGCGCCACGCTGGCCATCGGCCTGCTTCCCACCTTCGACCAGATCGGCCTGTTCGCCCCGGTCCTGCTGTGCGTGTGCCGCGCAGCCCAGGGCTTCGGCGCCGGAGCCGAACAGTCCGGCGGCGCAACGCTGCTCACCGAATCCGCGGCTCCCGGCACCCGGGGCAAGCTGGCCTCGTTGATCATGGTCGGCGCCGCCGCCGGCACCGCCCTGGGCGCACTGGTGTGGATCGCCGCCCAGTCGCTGGCTCCGAACGACATGCTGACCTGGGGCTGGCGGCTCGTCTTCCTCTCCAGCATCTTCGTCACCGTCGCCGCCCTCATCATTCGGCGCAAGCTCGATGAATCCCCCGTGTTTGAGGAGATCAAGCAGGCCCGCACCGAACCGCCCGCGCCGCTCAAGGAAGTCGCCAAGCATGGCAAGGCCAACGTCCTCCGCGTCATCCTCATGAACTTCGGCGTCAGCACGCAGTCGTACACCATCCAGGTGTTCATGGCCTCGTACCTGATCACCGTCGTGGGAACCGATCCCAAGTTCATTCCACCGGTCCTCCTCATCGGCGCACTCTGCGGCGGCGTCGCCGCCGTGTCCTTCGGAATCCTGTCGGACAAGATCGGCCGCCGACGCGTTGTCTCCCTCATCACCGGGGCGCTGATTCTCTTCCCGGCACCGGCCTTCATGCTCCTGACCACCGGTTCCCCCGTGGCCATCGTGCTGGTGATCATCGTGGGCTTCATGCTGGCCTGCCAAGGCGTGGTGGGTGTGCACATGAGCTACTTCCCGGAGATCTTCGGCAGCCGCTACCGGTACGCCGGCGTTACCCTGGGCCGCGAGTTCTCCTCAATCATTGGCGGCGGCATCGCGCCGATGGTCTGCGCCGGACTGCTGGGCCTCTTCAGCAACTCCTGGATCCCGGTGGCCATCTACATGTCGCTGACCATGCTCGTCAGCTTCATCGCCACACGGCTCTCACCGGAGACCGTCAACCGCGACCTGACCGATCCCGAGGACGCCCGCCCCAACGGCGGCGTGGTCACCACCCCTACCGTGGCGGCTGAGCTGGCCGCCGCCCGCGCCGTCAAGTAATCCCGGCACCGTCCGTAGGTTCCAGTGCACGACGGCGGCACGGCCGCCGTCGTCCACTGTCAGTCCCGCTTTACAGCACTTCCACCGCAAAGGAATCCCATGCTCCGCCTCGAAAAACCCGGCACGGCGTCCCGGCCGGCACCCTCCGAGCTCCTCCGCGAGACCCGTGCTGTAGCTGTCCTCCGGGCCAGGCACGCCTCGGACTACGCGCCGGTCATCGATGCCCTGCAGCGGGGCGGCATGCTCAGCATCGAACTCACGCTCAGCACGCCCGGCGTCTGGGAGGAGCTTCCGCTACTCCGGGAGCGGTTCGGTGACTCCCTCGAGATCGGCGTCGGGACGATCACCGAAGCAGCGGACGCCGAGACGGCCCTCGACCTGGGCGCGGCCTACATCGTCACTCCCGTCACGGATCCAAGCGTCATAGAAGCGTGCGTCCGGCGCGGCGTTCCGGTCTACCCCGGCGGCATGACCCCCACCGAACTGCACACCGGCTGGAAACTGGGCGCCACCGCCGTCAAGATCTTCCCAGCCTCCACAGTCGGCGCCGGCTACGTTTCACAACTGCGCGGCCCGTTCCCGGACATCGAGGTGATCCCGTCCGGCGGCGTCAACATTGACGACGTACCGGACTGGATCAGGGCCGGCGCCCTAGCCGTCAGCCTCGGCGGCCCGCTGCTGGGTGACGCGTTCAAGGGCGGCGACCTGCAGGACCTAACGGCCAGGGCACGGCGTGTGCGCGAGCTGATCGACCAGACCGCCGAGCAACTGGGGGCTACCAAGTGAGCCCGGCACCGTACGTCCTCACGTTCGGCGAGACCATGGCGCTGATGCGCGCCGACCAGGTCGGGCCACTCGCGCACGCCTCCACCATGAGCCTGGGCATCGGTGGCTCCGAGTCGAACGTCGCCATCGGCCTCCGCCGCCTCGGCGTGCAGGCGGTCTGGTGCGGCCGGGTCGGTGCGGATTCCTTGGGTCAGCTCGTTGAGCGCGAAATCCGCGCCGAAGGGGTGGACGTCCGCATCGCTGTCGATCCTTCCGCCCCCACCGGCCTGATGATCAAAGAACGCCGGACACCTGACGCGCAGCGTGTCAGCTACTACCGCGCGGGAAGCGCCGGGTCCCGGATTGCACCGGAGGATATCGACGACCGGCTCGTTTCCGGGGCCAGGCTGCTGCACGTCAGCGGTATCACCCCGGCGCTGTCAGCCCAGGCGGCGGAAACGTTCCGACACGCCATCGGTGTGGCCAGGGACGCCGGCGTTCTAGTGTCCTTTGACCTGAACTTCCGCGGCAACCTCTGGTCAAGGGAGGGCGCCGGCAACGTCTACCGCGACTTGATCCCGCTGATGGACATCGTGTTCGCAGGCGAGGACGAGGCAGCCATCGCCGTCGGCGCCGGTGAACCACAGGAGCTGGCCCGAAGAATCGCTACCCTGGGGCCCAGCCAGGCCGTCATCAAGCTCGGCGCCGACGGTGCCCTCGCCATCGCCGACGGTGAGATGTACCATCAGGCGGCAATTGCCGTCTCGGTGGTGGACACTGTCGGCGCCGGCGACGCCTTCGTGGCCGGTTACCTAGCCGAACTCATGGAAGGCCGCGCCCCCGAGGAGCGCCTCCGTACGGC from Arthrobacter globiformis harbors:
- a CDS encoding sugar kinase, which gives rise to MSPAPYVLTFGETMALMRADQVGPLAHASTMSLGIGGSESNVAIGLRRLGVQAVWCGRVGADSLGQLVEREIRAEGVDVRIAVDPSAPTGLMIKERRTPDAQRVSYYRAGSAGSRIAPEDIDDRLVSGARLLHVSGITPALSAQAAETFRHAIGVARDAGVLVSFDLNFRGNLWSREGAGNVYRDLIPLMDIVFAGEDEAAIAVGAGEPQELARRIATLGPSQAVIKLGADGALAIADGEMYHQAAIAVSVVDTVGAGDAFVAGYLAELMEGRAPEERLRTAVATGAFACLVPGDWEGFPRRHELVLLEAKEPVSR
- a CDS encoding mannitol dehydrogenase family protein, with the translated sequence MTSPSAPPLSAAIPGILRRAAAPAAGIVHLGLGNFHRAHQAVYTDAAVTAHGGDWGIIGVSSRSSAIPDALHAQDMLYTVVQISPEGSKFSVPRVHTDAFTAAGNPGRVIKAIGDAATRIVSLTVTENGYNYTPATGSLNLQDPGIRHDLAHPGSPQTPIGQIVRGLQHRARTHAEPVTVLSCDNLADNGHHTQRLVREFASLLPPAEAAAALAFIDTRTSFPSSMVDRIVPATTDHYRSLVASQRGYSDRIPVPAEPFTMWIVEDNFIAGRPTWEDGGAVFSDEVAGYEQLKVRLLNGTHSLIAYLGALTGAVTIPESVSHPTIELAARSVLRNEYLPSVSVPGGVDVDAYEEQLFSRWRNTALGHRTSQVGSDGSVKLRQRIPLPALQMLDDGRMPQLLALTTAAYLACIAPLPGFDPGPQAHAMEDPARGLLAGLSAGSPSGQDLARKVLGDHHLLGEELAERDGFIGRTGEFIDIIHSAGPLAAIAEASTASALTPATVRSTP
- a CDS encoding MFS transporter — encoded protein: MTTAAHLPPGEVDQSKVRKAAVAGLIGTTLELYDFVIYGTASALVFSKLFFPNVSPAAALIASFTTFAVGFLFRPLGGIFFSHFGDRLGRKWILVVTLLLMGGATLAIGLLPTFDQIGLFAPVLLCVCRAAQGFGAGAEQSGGATLLTESAAPGTRGKLASLIMVGAAAGTALGALVWIAAQSLAPNDMLTWGWRLVFLSSIFVTVAALIIRRKLDESPVFEEIKQARTEPPAPLKEVAKHGKANVLRVILMNFGVSTQSYTIQVFMASYLITVVGTDPKFIPPVLLIGALCGGVAAVSFGILSDKIGRRRVVSLITGALILFPAPAFMLLTTGSPVAIVLVIIVGFMLACQGVVGVHMSYFPEIFGSRYRYAGVTLGREFSSIIGGGIAPMVCAGLLGLFSNSWIPVAIYMSLTMLVSFIATRLSPETVNRDLTDPEDARPNGGVVTTPTVAAELAAARAVK
- a CDS encoding bifunctional 4-hydroxy-2-oxoglutarate aldolase/2-dehydro-3-deoxy-phosphogluconate aldolase, with protein sequence MLRLEKPGTASRPAPSELLRETRAVAVLRARHASDYAPVIDALQRGGMLSIELTLSTPGVWEELPLLRERFGDSLEIGVGTITEAADAETALDLGAAYIVTPVTDPSVIEACVRRGVPVYPGGMTPTELHTGWKLGATAVKIFPASTVGAGYVSQLRGPFPDIEVIPSGGVNIDDVPDWIRAGALAVSLGGPLLGDAFKGGDLQDLTARARRVRELIDQTAEQLGATK
- a CDS encoding NAD(P)-dependent alcohol dehydrogenase, translated to MTTQAIPETHTAGLPSGTQAAVLHGARDLRIEHRPLPALGPHDLLVEMRSGGVCGSDMHYFADGRNGTNVLRQPTVLGHEGAGVVIAAGPRASVAAGTAVVIEPALPCRECPTCRSGRYNLCPAGTCFGSPPTDGLFARHVVVPEAAVHRLPDAIPAEIGAAIEPLAVAVWAVERAQVQKGHRVLITGAGPIGLLVAQVAAAQGAAEIVVTDVNDDRLAVAAKFGATRTINTATMPLDLNNMDRLIECSGNTRALADGIQTLAPAARATVVGQAKPTVDGIPLGYLQRYEIDLVTAFRYANAFPTAIDLASSDVVDLQSIITSTFPLEDAAAALTAPVTDPTNLKVLITY